One Burkholderia gladioli genomic window, ATCCTGCGCTGCCCGGCATGACGCAAGCCGAGCGCGCCGCCCACTACGACGAGATGAATCGCGTGATCGCCGCGCTGCACCGGCTCGACCCGCAGGCGCTCGGGCTCGGCGACTATGGCAAGCCCGGCAATTACTTCGCGCGCCAGATCGGGCGCTGGAGCAAGCAGTACGCCGCCTCGGAAACCGAGCCGATCGAGGCCATGCACCGGCTGATCGAATGGCTGCCGCGGCATATCCCGGCCGCCGACGCGGCTCGGCAACGCAGCGCCATCGTCCATGGCGACTTCCGGCTCGACAACCTGATCTTCGCGCCCGATGCGCCGCGCGTGCTGGCCGTGCTCGACTGGGAACTCTCTACCCTCGGCGATCCGCTCGCCGATTTTTCCTATCACTGCATGACCTGGCACACCGAGCCGGGACGATTCCGCGGCATCGGCGGGCTCGACCTGGCCGCGCTAGGCATTCCCGACGAACGGCGCCACATCGCCAGCTATGTCGAGCGCACCGGCTTCACGATCGAGGGCGACTGGCATTTTTATCTCGCCTACAACATGTTCCGGATCGCCGCGATCCTGCAAGGCATCATGAAGCGCGTGGCCGATGGCACCGCCTCCAGTGCACGTGCGCTCGACGCCGGCCGGCAGGCACGGCCGATGGCGGAGCTGGCCTGGCGCTACGCCCAGCAAGTGCGCTGAACACAATGGGCTCGGCAGCACATCGAGCCCGGCCGATTCTTCATCCCGGTCCCCGTCCCGATTCCGATCGACGCCCTACTCCAGCGAGGTGGCAATGGAATTCGATTACTCCCCCAAGGCCCAGGTCCTGCGCGAGCGGCTGCTCGCCTTCTTCGACACCCACATCTATCCGAACGAGCGCGTGTTCCATGAGGAGATCGCGCGCAACCGGCGCGACGGCAACGCCTGGCGCGCGGTCACCCTGCTCGACACGCTGAAGGACGAGGCGCGCGCGACCGGGCTATGGAACCTGTTCCTGCCCGAATCCGATCGCGGCGCCGGCCTGTCGAACCTCGACTACGCGCCGCTCTGCGAAATCATGGGGCGTGTGCCCTGGGCGCCCGAGGTCTTCAACTGCAACGCGCCCGACACCGGCAACATGGAGACGCTCGAGCGCTACGCCAGCGACGATCAGAAACGCGAGTGGCTCGAGCCCCTGCTCGACGGCACGATCCGCTCGGCCTTCCTGATGACCGAGCCGGAAGTGGCTTCGTCGGATGCCACCAATATCCGCACGCGCATCGAGCGCGACGGCGACAGCTACCTGATCAACGGCCACAAATGGTGGTCCTCGGGCGCCGGCGATCCGCGCTGCAAGCTCTATATCGTGATGGGCAAGACCGATCCCGAGGCGCCGCGCCATGCGCAGCAGTCGATGATCCTGGTGCCGTCCAATGCGCCCGGCATCACCGTGCATCGGCCGTTGAACGTGTTCGGCTACGACGACGCCCCGCACGGCCATATGGAGATCACGCTGGAGAACGTCCGGGTGCCGGCCGACAACCTGCTGCTCGGCGAGGGGCGAGGGTTCGAGATCGCGCAGGGCCGTCTCGGCCCGGGGCGCATCCATCACTGCATGCGCCTGATCGGGCTCGCCGAACGCGCGCTGGAGTTGATGTGCCGGCGCACGCTGCAGCGCGTCGCCTTCGGCAAGCCGATCGCGCAGCAGACCGTGACCCAGGAGCGGATCGCCGAGGCGCGCTGCCTGATCGACCAGGCGCGCCTGCTGACGCTCAACGCGGCCTGGAAGATGGACAAGGTCGGCAACAAGGAGGCGCGCCGCGAGATCGCGATGATCAAGGTGGTCGCGCCGAACATGGCCTGCCAGGTGATCGACTGGGCGATCCAGGCGCATGGCGGCGGCGGCGTCAGCGACGATTTTCCGCTGGCCTACGCCTATGCCTCGGCACGCACGCTGCGTTTTGCCGACGGCCCCGACGAAGTCCACCGCAACGCGATCGCCAAGCTCGAACTCGCGCGCTACTCGGCAGCCTAGATGCGAAACGGCGGGACGGCGCCTGCGCGCCGCCCCGCCGTTCGGGCATGCCTTGGGCGGCAGCCGCGCCGCCTGCAGCCCGGAACCTCAGAACAGGTGCAAGGTGACGAACTCGGCCGCGCAGGCCAGTGCCGGCTCGCCCGACGAGTCGACCTGCACCGCGACCGACCAGGTGCATTGCAGGCCGCCCTGCTTGCCGTCGATCGCCGTCTTCACCGCGAACAGCCCGCGAACCTTCGCGCCGACCGGCACCGGCCGCAGGAAGCGCACGCGGTTCAGCCCGTAGTTCACCCCCATCTTC contains:
- a CDS encoding acyl-CoA dehydrogenase family protein: MEFDYSPKAQVLRERLLAFFDTHIYPNERVFHEEIARNRRDGNAWRAVTLLDTLKDEARATGLWNLFLPESDRGAGLSNLDYAPLCEIMGRVPWAPEVFNCNAPDTGNMETLERYASDDQKREWLEPLLDGTIRSAFLMTEPEVASSDATNIRTRIERDGDSYLINGHKWWSSGAGDPRCKLYIVMGKTDPEAPRHAQQSMILVPSNAPGITVHRPLNVFGYDDAPHGHMEITLENVRVPADNLLLGEGRGFEIAQGRLGPGRIHHCMRLIGLAERALELMCRRTLQRVAFGKPIAQQTVTQERIAEARCLIDQARLLTLNAAWKMDKVGNKEARREIAMIKVVAPNMACQVIDWAIQAHGGGGVSDDFPLAYAYASARTLRFADGPDEVHRNAIAKLELARYSAA
- a CDS encoding phosphotransferase, with translation MRQAQQGAAKPDDYSAFEGTAPVSAAQHIDTAALDTWLAAHVSGYAGPLSIEQFRGGQSNPTFKLVTPTRRYVLRAKPAPVAKLLPSAHAIEREYRVMAALADTDVPVPRMLALCEDESVIGRAFYVMSCVEGRVLWDPALPGMTQAERAAHYDEMNRVIAALHRLDPQALGLGDYGKPGNYFARQIGRWSKQYAASETEPIEAMHRLIEWLPRHIPAADAARQRSAIVHGDFRLDNLIFAPDAPRVLAVLDWELSTLGDPLADFSYHCMTWHTEPGRFRGIGGLDLAALGIPDERRHIASYVERTGFTIEGDWHFYLAYNMFRIAAILQGIMKRVADGTASSARALDAGRQARPMAELAWRYAQQVR